The sequence ACGCACCGACGTTACGCCCGCCAGTGACTACCACGTCACCGTCGAGTCCGGCGGCCGCTAACGCCGTCTTCCCGGCCCGTCTGGCGGCGGCCGCGTTCGCCGCATCGGTGATGCCGTAGACGGCCGGCCCCCACGACGACTGCCCCGCGCCCTCGATGGCCGGTTCCCGGGAGAGATGCGTGACAAGGTCGCCGACCGGCGGTCGGTAGACGCCACCCTGCTCTTCGGCGTACCACCGGCCGTTCAACCGACCCAATTCTGCGACCCCGTCACCGAACGCCGAAACGTCGCCGGCCGTGACCGCCGGGAGGATACGGCGGACGACGAGGCCCGCGATGCGATCGCTGAGGGTCGGGTCCGCGCGTTCGACCGTCGCGCGCATACTCCGATCCTCGTCCTGACCGTGAGGGCCCCGACTCCCGGCCGGGACGACGATCAGAAAGCGCCAGTCCGCGGGAATGTCGTGACGAGCCGCGACCCGCGGGACGGTCCAGTCGCCGGTCACCGGTGGCTCGGTAGTGAACTGACCGGTCGGGTGTCCATCGTCCAGGACGAACCCGCCGGACTCGAAGGTCGCCACCCCGACGCCGCTCCGGCCGCCACGGCCCAGCATCGGGGCGCGGGTCCGGATCCGTGGCTCGTCGTCGTAGGCACGGGCGACGGCGGCCAGCACGGCGAGTGCCCGCTGGGTACCGCTTCCCAGACCGACGTGCTGGGGATACTCCGTCTCGATGCGGACGCGGGCCCCAGGGACGTCCAGTACCGAACACACCGCTTCGACCAGCGAGTGGAGGCCAGGTTCGTCGACCGTGGGAGTGTCCGCTCGCGAGGCGTGGACGACCGTCCGGGGTTCCTCGAGGGCGACGCCGACGCTCCCGTACAGTCGCTCGTTCGAGAGCGAGAGATTGACAAAGCCGAAGTGGAGGCGCGCGCTCGTCGAGACCTGGACGTCCATACGGCGACTGCGACCGGGAGGCGATTGACCCTTTCGCCATCGGCCGACGTTCCCCGGAGTTCGCCGATCACGGTGCGGTCCGAATACGCCAGTAGCCGACGAGCCCACCGAGCACCGTCCCCGCGATTAGTCCACCCGGCCCGAGGAAGACGAAGCCGAAGACCAGTCCCAGGACGACGGCGAGGAAGGCTTCCGAGTGACGCGGGTTCATACGGATACTGGGAGCGCCCAGGGATTTATTCTTCGCCATCTGCCACGAGGGGCTAGTTATACAACCCCCATCCACCAACTGTCCCGATATGCCAGGGCGTCTGGTGGGGCAGTTGGGGGT is a genomic window of Halanaeroarchaeum sp. HSR-CO containing:
- a CDS encoding beta-ribofuranosylaminobenzene 5'-phosphate synthase family protein, which codes for MDVQVSTSARLHFGFVNLSLSNERLYGSVGVALEEPRTVVHASRADTPTVDEPGLHSLVEAVCSVLDVPGARVRIETEYPQHVGLGSGTQRALAVLAAVARAYDDEPRIRTRAPMLGRGGRSGVGVATFESGGFVLDDGHPTGQFTTEPPVTGDWTVPRVAARHDIPADWRFLIVVPAGSRGPHGQDEDRSMRATVERADPTLSDRIAGLVVRRILPAVTAGDVSAFGDGVAELGRLNGRWYAEEQGGVYRPPVGDLVTHLSREPAIEGAGQSSWGPAVYGITDAANAAAARRAGKTALAAAGLDGDVVVTGGRNVGASVEW